In one Cyclopterus lumpus isolate fCycLum1 chromosome 24, fCycLum1.pri, whole genome shotgun sequence genomic region, the following are encoded:
- the psmc1b gene encoding proteasome 26S subunit, ATPase 1b — MGQSQSGGHGPGGGKKDDKDKKKKYEPPIPTRVGKRKKKTKGPDAASKLPLVTPHTQCRLKLLKQERIKDYLLMEEEFIRNQEQMKPLEEKQEEERSKVDDLRGTPMSVGTLEEIIDDNHAIVSTSVGSEHYVSILSFVDKDLLEPGCSVLLNHKVHAVIGVLMDDTDPLVTVMKVEKAPQETYADIGGLDNQIQEIKESVELPLTHPEYYEEMGIKPPKGVILYGPPGTGKTLLAKAVANQTSATFLRVVGSELIQKYLGDGPKLVRELFRVAEEHAPSIVFIDEIDAIGTKRYDSNSGGEREIQRTMLELLNQLDGFDSRGDVKVIMATNRIETLDPALIRPGRIDRKIEFPLPDEKTKRRIFQIHTSRMTVADDVTLDDLILAKDDLSGADIKAICTEAGLMALRERRMKVTNEDFKKSKENVLYKKQEGTPEGLYL; from the exons ATG GGACAAAGCCAGAGTGGAGGCCACGGTCCGGGAGGAGGCAAGAAGGATGACAAG GATAAGAAGAAAAAGTATGAGCCTCCAATTCCCACCAGAGTCGgcaagagaaagaagaagacaaagggACCAGATGCTGCCAGTAAACTACCATTAG TCACCCCTCACACTCAATGCCGTCTGAAGCTGCTGAAGCAGGAGCGGATCAAAGACTACCTATTGATGGAGGAGGAGTTCATCAGAAACCAGGAGCAGATGAAGCCTCTGGAAGAGAAACAGGAG gaggaaaggtcaaaggtggACGACCTGCGGGGGACCCCCATGTCTGTCGGCACTCTGGAGGAAATCATCGATGACAACCACGCCATCGTTTCCACCTCAGTGGGATCAGAGCACTACGTCAGCATCCTGTCCTTTGTGGATAAGGATCTGCTAGAACCAGGCTGCTCTGTCCTGCTCAACCACAAG GTTCATGCTGTGATTGGTGTGCTGATGGATGACACTGATCCCTTGGTGacggtgatgaaggtagagaaGGCCCCACAAGAAACCTACGCTGACATTGGCGGACTGGACAATCAGATCCAGGAGATCAAG GAGTCAGTGGAGCTGCCTCTCACACATCCAGAGTATTATGAGGAGATGGGCATAAAGCCTCCCAAAGGTGTCATCCTATATGGACCTCCCGGCACAG GTAAGACGCTGCTCGCCAAGGCCGTAGCCAATCAGACATCGGCCACCTTCCTGCGTGTCGTTGGCTCAGAGCTGATCCAGAAGTACTTGGGAGATGGGCCCAAGCTAGTCCGAGAGCTCTTCAGGGTAGCAGAGGAGCATGCGCCCTCCATTGTCTTCATCGACGAGATTGATGCCATCGGCACTAAGAG GTATGACTCCAACTCTGGTGGGGAGAGGGAGATCCAGAGGACCATGCTGGAGCTGCTTAATCAGTTGGATGGGTTTGACTCCCGAGGAGACGTGAAAGTTATCATGGCCACCAATCGGATAGAAACCCTGGATCCAGCCCTCATCAGACCTG ggaGGATCGACCGTAAGATCGAGTTTCCTCTGCCGGACGAGAAGACCAAGAGGAGGATCTTCCAGATCCACACCAGCCGCATGACAGTAGCCGATGACGTCACCCTCGATGACCTCATCCTGGCAAAGGATGACCTATCAGGAGCAGACATTAAG GCCATCTGCACAGAAGCCGGCCTCATGGCTCTGCGTGAGCGCCGCATGAAAGTCACCAACGAAGATTTCAAGAAGTCCAAGGAGAACGTCCTGTACAAGAAGCAGGAGGGCACGCCGGAGGGGCTCTACCTCTAA
- the kcnk13b gene encoding potassium channel subfamily K member 13b, producing the protein MACRSSFCCGSGPINEDNARFLLLALFIIIYLLCGAAVFSALEQPKEREAKERWAQRFELFSQRFNLSKKDLKNFLRNYEEANVAGIRVDTVRPRWDFAGAFYFVGTVVSTIGFGMTTPATIGGKIFLMFYGLLGCAATILFFNLFLERVITVIAVVLKSCHERRHNKAVLPPNGQQVSEGNRAGRAGGSGGGKGQDLDGWKPSVYCVMLILGAAAILVSCCASLMYSAAEGWAYLDSLYFCFVAFSTIGFGDMVSSQRVVYEGHATAAYRLGNFFFILTGVCCIYSLFNVISIVIKQVLNWLLRRLEAPCLCCLPSRGHHPHRRNVVAPGHLRTRRDPSIETDAINESETDTGRRMSGEMISMRDFLAANKVNLAIMQKQLSEMAIGHPRQSSSSSRQNGFSGGVGALGIMNNRLAETSVDR; encoded by the exons ATGGCATGTAGGAGCAGTTTCTGCTGCGGCTCCGGTCCAATAAACGAGGATAACGCGAGGTTCCTGCTGCTGGCATTGTTCATCATCATCTATCTCCTTTGTGGAGCCGCAGTGTTCTCCGCGCTGGAGCAGCCGAAGGAGCGCGAGGCGAAGGAGCGCTGGGCGCAGAGGTTCGAGCTCTTCAGTCAGAGGTTCAACCTGAGTAAGAAAGACCTGAAGAACTTCCTCAGGAACTACGAGGAGGCGAACGTAGCGGGCATCCGCGTGGACACAGTCAGACCTCGATGGGACTTCGCCGGCGCTTTTTACTTCGTGGGAACTGTGGTGTCCACCATTg GTTTTGGGATGACCACTCCTGCCACCATTGGAGGAAAGATCTTCCTGATGTTCTACGGCCTGCTCGGCTGCGCAGCCACCATCCTCTTCTTCAACCTCTTCCTGGAGCGCGTCATCACCGTCATCGCCGTGGTCCTGAAGTCGTGTCACGAACGACGCCACAACAAAGCTGTGCTGCCTCCTAATGGCCAGCAGGTCTCCGAGGGAAACAGAGCAGGAAGAGCTGGGGGAagtggaggagggaaaggaCAGGATCTGGATGGCTGGAAGCCTTCGGTCTACTGCGTCATGCTCATACTTGGAGCGGCAGCCATCTTGGTGTCCTGCTGTGCCTCGCTCATGTATTCGGCAGCCGAGGGCTGGGCTTACCTGGACTCGCTGTACTTCTGCTTTGTAGCCTTCAGCACCATCGGTTTTGGAGACATGGTGAGCAGCCAGCGGGTCGTCTACGAGGGCCACGCCACGGCCGCATATCGGCTGGGcaacttcttcttcatcctgaCCGGCGTCTGCTGCATCTACTCCCTCTTCAACGTCATCTCCATTGTCATCAAGCAGGTCCTCAACTGGCTGCTGAGGAGGCTGGAGGCCCCCTGCCTCTGCTGTTTGCCCAGTAGGGGTCACCACCCCCACCGGCGGAACGTGGTGGCCCCGGGTCACTTGCGCACCCGCAGGGACCCCTCCATTGAGACAGACGCCATCAACGAAAGTGAGACTGACACTGGGCGAAGGATGTCTGGAGAGATGATCTCCATGAGGGACTTCCTGGCAGCCAACAAG gtgaaTCTGGCAATTATGCAGAAGCAGCTTTCCGAGATGGCCATCGGGCACCCGCGCCAGTCCAGCTCCAGTTCACGCCAGAACGGGTTCTCAGGAGGGGTGGGCGCCCTTGGCATCATGAACAACCGGCTGGCAGAGACCAGCGTTGACAGATAG